Part of the Sodalinema gerasimenkoae IPPAS B-353 genome is shown below.
AGCCCCAACCCAGTCCCACTTATTATAAATACCTAAATAATATAAAAAGTCAACCCCAGATGAATGAATTGGCGGTCAACAGGAGACAGGATTAGCTCAGCGAATGGGGGGCGATCGCTTAAGGGTTTACTAACAGTAAACAGCAAATTTCATGGCAATTTTATTTGGTCTTGCTAAGCTCTCATGGTGAGGTTGTTAACCGATTTTGTATAGGCCACCTGCCTCAATATCGCCATGATGCCTGATTACTCCCCAGTCTCTATGCAACGCTGTTTGTCCAGCCTTTTCGTGTCTCTCATGCTGGCTTGGCCGGCCCAGGTCTTGGCTCACCCCGGCCATGATCATGGCGCGGAATTTGAGCTAGACTCGCCCATGACGACAACGCCCGATCAGGGGATTGAGGTGGATGCCGAGACGCAACAGCGACTGGGATTAGTCATCGAACCGGTGCAGCGGCAGGTTTTGGAACTGGGGATCCAGACCACCGCCGAGATTGAAACCGAACCCAACCGCCGAGTTTCCGTCAATGCCCCCGTTAATGGGGCCTTAGTGGAACTATTAGTGCAGCCGGGGGATTGGGTGGCTCAAGGACAAGCCCTGGCGGTGGTGAAAGCCCCCGAGTTGATTGATTTACGGGTGCGATCGCAACAAGAACAAATTCAGCGCGACGGGGAACTGCGCCAGGCCCAAGCCAGCCTCACCTTAGCTCAACGCAATTATGAGCGACAGCAGCAGATTAGCCAAACAGAAATTGACGCCGCTGAACGTCAGGTGCAATTAAGCCAAGAACGCTATGACCGCGATCGCGAATTGGCCGCAGCGGGGGCGATTCCCCAGCAACAAGTTTTACAGTCCCAAGCCGAGTTAGCCCAAGCGCGTCATCAACTCAGCCGCGCTCAGGGCCGTCAAGACCTCTTAGAAGCCGAAGCCGACCTTGATCGCGCCCAATCGGCTGTGGAACAGTCTCAATCCCAACTCAATCTCAGCAGCCGCGCCTATGACAGTCGTCTCGAACAACTCAACAGTCCCGCCGATGACCAAGGACGAGTTACCGTCACTGCTCCCATTTCGGGAACAATTGCCCAGCGTCACGTGAGCCAGGGGCAAACGGTCGAAGAGGCGGTTACCCCTTTGTTGGAGATCATCAATGGAGAACGCCTGTTGGTGACGGCGGATGTTCACGAACGGGATATCGCTGAGATTTCTGAGGGACAAGGGGTGCGGGTTACCGTCGCCAGTCAGCCGGGACAGGTGTTTCAGGGTTGGGTGACGATTATAGGGTCTGCCATTAACCCCGACAGCCGCACCCTCCCTGTGACCGCTGAATTAAGCGATCGCAGTGACTCCCTCAAGCCAGGACTGTTTGCCGAGTTGGAGATTCTAACCGATCGCACCTCAGAGGCCGTTCTCACGGTTCCCAGCACGGCTGTGGTTGAGGCCAACGCTCAAGAGATGGTCTTTGTACAAAATGGCGATCGCTTTGAACCGGTGGAGGTCACCACCGGCGACACGGCGGGCGATCGCATCGTCATTGAGCGTGGTTTGTTTGAGGGGGATCAGGTCGTTGTTCAGGGCGCGCTACAACTCTATGCCCAATCCTTGCGGGGTGGGGATGGGCCTGTTCCAGACCATGACCATGACCATGAACCAGACGCGTCATCCGAGGACGGCTCAGGCTCGTCTACCTGGTTCCTCGTCGGGGCCGGAACCCTCGTCGTTGTGGCCTTTGCCCTGGGGCGGGGATCTCGCCGGGATGTCTCCCCAAGCTCCATTACCCTAGAGGATGTCCTAGAGCAGCCCGAGGAGGAGTCAGAATCCCGAGAAACCGTGGGGAGGAACTAAGTGATGCTTAACCGCATTCTCCATTGGTCGATCGCCCATCGGGTCATCATTGTCATCCTGGCCGTTCTCCTAAGCCTCATCGGCAGTTACAACCTGCGCCAGATGCCTCTCGATGTCTTCCCTGACTTCGCCCCCCCACAAGTAGAAATCCAAACGGAGGCCCCAGGATTAGCCCCCGAAGATGTCGAAGCCCTCATCACCCTCCCCATTGAACGGGCCATGAATGGGATTGCGGGGGTGACCACCGTGCGATCGACGTCCATTGCCGGAACCTCGGCGGTGCAGGTGATTTTCTCCTGGGATACAGATGTCTACCAAGCTCGACAACTGATTACCGAGCGACTTCAACAAGTCCAAGATCAGCTCCCTGAGGGCAGTGAAATGCCCCACCTCTCGCCCCTCAACTCCCCCCTGGGCATTATTCTGCAATATGCCATCACCGCTGAGGACACCTCCCTGATGGAGTTATGGCAACAGGTCGATCGCCAGGTCAAACCCCGACTGCTGGCGGTTCCCGGTGTGACCCAAATTACTCTCTTTGGGGGAGATGAACCTCAATATCAGGTTTGGGTGGATCCGGAGAAACTCACCGCTTTGGGAGTTAGTTTAGAGGCCGTCAGCGAAGCCGTGGCCGCCGCCAATCAGAACGCTCCGGGAGGCTTCTTAATTGATAGCGATCAGGAATTGCTCATCCGTGGCCTAGGACGGATTCAGGACCTGGACGATTTACGAGAGGCGGTTATCAGCAGCCGCCAGGGTCGTCCGATCCGGGTGGGGGATGTGGCTCAAGTCCAGCTCGGGGCAGCTCTTAAGCGGGGGAATGGGGGTCTCAATGGGGAACCGGCGTTGGTGCTGTTGATTAACAAGCAACCTCTGACGGATACGCTGCAAGTCACGGAAGCGGTAGAAGCCGCGATGGAGGAAATCCGCCTCAGTTTGCCTGAGGATGTCACGATTCGCCGTAGCTTCCGCCAAGGGGATTTTATCGAAGCGTCCATTACCAATGTCAGCCAATCCCTACGAGATGGGATTGTGATTGTTTCTGTGATTTTGCTGCTGTTTCTGATGAACTGGCGCACGGCCCTGATTACCCTCAGTGCAATTCCCCTGTCCCTCTTGATCTGTTTAATGCTGCTCAATGGTTTCGGCTTAACGGTCAATACCATGACCCTCGGCGGATTGGCGGTGGCCATCGGCTCAGTGGTGGATGATTCGATTGTGGATATGGAGAACTGTTATCGGGGCTTACGACACAATCAACAGTCGGACAATCCGAAAACGCCGTTACAGGTGGTCTATGAAACCTCGGTGGAGGTGCGCACCAGTGTGTTGTTTTCCACGGTGATTATTGCGGTCATTTTTGCGCCGATTTTTTCCTTAACGGGGGTTGAAGGACGGATTTTTGCCCCGATGGGGATTGCCTATTTGCTGGCGATTTTTGCCTCAAGTTTGGTGGCGTTAACCCTCTCCCCGGCGCTCTGTGCCCTCTTACTGGCCAATTGTCCTTTACCCGATGACGAGACCTGGATGGCCCGCAGCAGTCAACGGCTGTATCGTCCGCTGCTGTTAATGGTGCTGAATCGGCCGGCCTGGATTCTCTTTGGGGCGGGGGCGGCCTTGGTGGCGGCGTTGGTCGTGCTGCCGAGTTTGGGACGGGTGTTTTTGCCGGAGTTTCAGGAGCGATCGCTGGTGGTGTCGCTGGATTTGTTTCCCGGAAGTTCTCTGGCGGCCACCGATCGCACGGGCTTTGCAATTCAAACGGCTCTCAAGGAGGATCCCCGCTTTGAGACAATTCAGATGCGATCAGGCCGCAGTCCCGGAGATCCCCATATTGTGGGTTCCAATTTTGCGGAGTTAGATATTGAGTTGAGTGCGGCAGGAATGGTGAACCGGGACGAGACGCTGGCAGCACTGCGCCAGGAGTTGGCTCGGGTTCCTGGGGTGGCGGCGAATGTGGGGGGCTTTATTTCTCACCGCATGGATGAGGTGTTGTCGGGGGTTCGCAGTGCGATCGCGGTGAAGATTTTTGGCCCGGATTTGGCGGAGTTGCGCCGCTTGGGTACGGAGGTGCGATCGCAGATGGCCTCGATTGAGGGGGTGGTGGATTTACAGTTAGCCCCGCAATTGCCCATCCGTCAATTGCATATTCAGTTTAATCGTTCGGCGGCGGCCCGTTACGGTGTGACGATCGCCAGTCTTTCGCAAACGGTGGAAACCGCCCTCAATGGACGAGTGGTGTCCCAGGTGTTAGAGAACCAACAGATTCTCGATGTTGTGGTTTGGCTCCCTCCCGAGGCCCGCAACACTCTCGGTCAGATTCAAGATTTACCGGTTGATACTCCCAGTGGACAACGGATTCCCCTGGGACAATTGGCTCAGGTGGAGTATGGAACGGGTCCGAATTTGATTCGCCGTGAGGATGTCTCCCGTTTGATTGTGCTGTCGGCTAATGTGGCGGAACGAGATTTGGGAACGGTGATTGAGGAGATGCAAGACACGATTGCAGCACAGGTGACTTTTCCGCCGGGCTACTTTATTCAATATGGAGGACAGTTTGAGTCGGAACAAGCCGCTCGGGAGAATTTGTTGCTGTTTGGGGGGATGGCGATCGCGGTGATTGCAGTATTGATGTATGTGACGGTGCGATCGCTCCCCGCCACAGTGATGATTCTCTTAAATCTGCCCTTGGCTTTGGTGGGTGGAATTCTCTCGGTGGCCTTGGGGGGCGGGATTCTTTCGGTGGCCTCGTTGGTTGGCTTTATTACCCTGTTTGGGGTGGCCACTCGCAATGGCCTGTTGTTGGTGGATAACTATAACCGCAAATTGGCATTAGGATTGCCCCTGCATCGGGTGATTTTTCTGGGATCTACGGAGCGGTTAACGGCGATTCTCATGACGGCGTTCACGTCTGCGTTGGGGATGTTACCGCTGGCCATTGGTGTCGGCCCGGGACAAGAGATTTTACAACCGTTGGCGATCGTGGTGTTGGGGGGCTTATTTACCTCCACCGCCTTAACTCTGTTGGTGTTACCGGCGTTATATGCCCAGTTTGGCCGAGGGTTAGTGCCGCAACATCTCCCGTCGCGGGAGCCTCCTGCAAAGACTCTAGTGCTTAGCCAGGGAGGTGAGACGGGACGCTCTCGGTAACTGTTACAACTGCGTTATTAATTTTTGATGAGGTCTGACGATGAAAATTTCTATTTTGGGGCGATCGCCCGTAATGGTCACGCTGGTTTTATTGACCAGTGTTTTGACCCTCACGGCTTGTACAACTGAGGATTCTACCAATGGTGATTCTCCCACAATTCTGACTGAAAGCGAGGGAGGGCAACCCCAAGAAGGGCAACCCCAAGAGGTTGATATGGAATCGTCATCCCACCCAGAACTGGACTCATCCAATGACCATTCAACCCCCAGTTATGGCGGTCAAGCGGGCAGCGAGCGTAGCCGAGCTGTGGTGGAAACGGGAGACTATCATCTAGAACTTGTCCCGATTCCAGAAGGGTCTGGCATTCACCTAGATTTCTATTTGCAAACCGGAGACGATCATCGAACGATTCCTGATGCAACAGTAACAGCTCAAGTTCAGTTACCAGACGGCAGTGACCTAGAGATTCCTATGGAGTATGATGCTCCCGGAGAGCATTATTTTGGCTTTCTTCCCAGCCAGGCTCCAGGAGATTATACCGTCGTGATGTTAACCGAAGTGGAGGGAACCCGAACCAATGCCCGGTTCCGCTTCAGCCAATAAACTCTAACATCAACGTCGTTTTTTCTGTAGGTATCATGGCGAAATTGTGATCCCTACTTTGTTTTCATCTATTTTTTATATTCTCTCGATATGCTAGTGAACATAACCATCACTAACAACCTTAAATTTCATGCCTAATTTTAAACAAGTTTTCATGCTAAGTTTGAGTCCCCTCTGGATTTTGATCCTCTGGATTGGCTTCTCTAGCAAATCTCCTGCACAATCGGTCCCATTTAATATATCAGCGGTTGATTTAGTTCAATTGGCCCGCAATGGCTATTTAAGAGAACAGGGAATTCCTCAGTTTAATCGACTCGCATCTGCCTATCGTAGCGGCGATATTTCGGCAGACGATGTCATCCAGGCGGCGATCGCAGACAATCGACTCTCTCCCGGAATCGCAGATGATCCCGGTTATCTCGAAACCGTTGACCACTTTTTGGATGATCTCGATCGATAACCGTTAGCTTAAAAAACAACTGGGCGACCGACACCGGCCGCCCAAAAAATAATAAGGAAAATTAAATTTATAAACAGATAACAATTAGCTCGTTTGCCCCCGCTCTAATCCCAGTGATTTTGTGGTTTCTTGAAGTTTTTTCCAAAGTGCCTCTACTTCTCGAAATGCCAAATCTGGGGGCAGTTTGCCACTGGTTTCTAAACAGCTAATATAACCAATCTTTTGGGCGAATTCTTGCAGATTCGCGTCAAACAATAAGACTTCAGGATGCTCAGAGGTGACGTGACCATGGTAGGGGCGTTTGGTTGTCAAAAAGTTGGAGTGGGTCATCATAGCCTCCTGTTATTATGGTGAAACAATTAATGCTATTCCCTAATCAGCTCTAATTTGCCTTGGAATCGCTGTATCTTCAGTCCGTCAATGGATGTCTTGCGACATTATTTCAATTGTTGTCTTAACCCTATCATAACCTTTTTTACAAAACGGTGTGTTTAGATACCAAGGTCATGGCTTGTTTTGCAACAAATCTAAATGGTTTCTCCCTGAATATTTCAGTCCTATCGAGTCTGAGTTCAGTTCAGTTTGAACCGTATTTCAGTATTCTTACTGATAATGGGGATCGCGAACCCTAGGGACGTTTGAAGAGAAGATCTTAGGCGATCGCCCCCTAGTCCAAGGTTGGGGTCAATGGACAACTTGCCAAGTCCATAGGTTAAACTAGAAGGCAAACGTTGAGGAGAAGTCTATGAACCGTTCATTGCGTCTAACCCCAGTTTTGGGAGCTGCGATCGCCGCGCTGATGTCCATTGCGCCTCCAGCCGCCGCCCAAATCTCCGAGTCAGAGGTCACCGTTCCTGGACTTGAAACCCGGCGCCTGCGGACCTTAACCATTCCCGAAGCCTTTGAACGGGGGTTTTTTGAACATAGCCGTGACTTCTTCCGCAACCGCAGTATTCCCAGCCAGATTGACTCCCTACTCTTTAACTTTCCCGAAAATAACATCTCGCGGGATGGACGACTTGTGAATATCCTGCACCGGGATATCATGCGCCAACAACTGACCAACGATCCCCTCATCCGCACCCCCGACTTAGCAAATCCTTATAATACCTCCGTCGATACGATGAACCGAACCGGAGAAACCACCCCCCTTCGTGGTAGCGAGTTCTTCCTCGACTAGCCTCACCATCAACGCATAGCACAGGGCGATCGCCCCCTAGGGCCGCCCTGTTGGCGTTTTCAGACGTTAAGTAAAACAGTGGGCGGTGCAGGAGTTGAACCCGCCTGAGGCGAATTATGAGTTCGCTGCCTAAACCGCTCGGCCAACCGCCCAAACAACAGAAAGGGGACTCACCGTTTCTCGTGACCCCATACTCGATTCTAGCGCGATCGCCGGAATTTCAGCTAGGGGGCCGAGAAAATTCCGGGTTGCGTTCTGGCCCAAACGGATCTCAAACGATAAAATGGTGCGAAACCTGAGCTAGGCTAACGGCCCGCTCACAGCATCCTGGCGGTCACAGCACCGCCTCAATGATAAATCTAAGATCTCAACGGGACTC
Proteins encoded:
- a CDS encoding efflux RND transporter permease subunit, producing MLNRILHWSIAHRVIIVILAVLLSLIGSYNLRQMPLDVFPDFAPPQVEIQTEAPGLAPEDVEALITLPIERAMNGIAGVTTVRSTSIAGTSAVQVIFSWDTDVYQARQLITERLQQVQDQLPEGSEMPHLSPLNSPLGIILQYAITAEDTSLMELWQQVDRQVKPRLLAVPGVTQITLFGGDEPQYQVWVDPEKLTALGVSLEAVSEAVAAANQNAPGGFLIDSDQELLIRGLGRIQDLDDLREAVISSRQGRPIRVGDVAQVQLGAALKRGNGGLNGEPALVLLINKQPLTDTLQVTEAVEAAMEEIRLSLPEDVTIRRSFRQGDFIEASITNVSQSLRDGIVIVSVILLLFLMNWRTALITLSAIPLSLLICLMLLNGFGLTVNTMTLGGLAVAIGSVVDDSIVDMENCYRGLRHNQQSDNPKTPLQVVYETSVEVRTSVLFSTVIIAVIFAPIFSLTGVEGRIFAPMGIAYLLAIFASSLVALTLSPALCALLLANCPLPDDETWMARSSQRLYRPLLLMVLNRPAWILFGAGAALVAALVVLPSLGRVFLPEFQERSLVVSLDLFPGSSLAATDRTGFAIQTALKEDPRFETIQMRSGRSPGDPHIVGSNFAELDIELSAAGMVNRDETLAALRQELARVPGVAANVGGFISHRMDEVLSGVRSAIAVKIFGPDLAELRRLGTEVRSQMASIEGVVDLQLAPQLPIRQLHIQFNRSAAARYGVTIASLSQTVETALNGRVVSQVLENQQILDVVVWLPPEARNTLGQIQDLPVDTPSGQRIPLGQLAQVEYGTGPNLIRREDVSRLIVLSANVAERDLGTVIEEMQDTIAAQVTFPPGYFIQYGGQFESEQAARENLLLFGGMAIAVIAVLMYVTVRSLPATVMILLNLPLALVGGILSVALGGGILSVASLVGFITLFGVATRNGLLLVDNYNRKLALGLPLHRVIFLGSTERLTAILMTAFTSALGMLPLAIGVGPGQEILQPLAIVVLGGLFTSTALTLLVLPALYAQFGRGLVPQHLPSREPPAKTLVLSQGGETGRSR
- a CDS encoding DUF7219 family protein, with translation MMTHSNFLTTKRPYHGHVTSEHPEVLLFDANLQEFAQKIGYISCLETSGKLPPDLAFREVEALWKKLQETTKSLGLERGQTS
- a CDS encoding efflux RND transporter periplasmic adaptor subunit, whose product is MLAWPAQVLAHPGHDHGAEFELDSPMTTTPDQGIEVDAETQQRLGLVIEPVQRQVLELGIQTTAEIETEPNRRVSVNAPVNGALVELLVQPGDWVAQGQALAVVKAPELIDLRVRSQQEQIQRDGELRQAQASLTLAQRNYERQQQISQTEIDAAERQVQLSQERYDRDRELAAAGAIPQQQVLQSQAELAQARHQLSRAQGRQDLLEAEADLDRAQSAVEQSQSQLNLSSRAYDSRLEQLNSPADDQGRVTVTAPISGTIAQRHVSQGQTVEEAVTPLLEIINGERLLVTADVHERDIAEISEGQGVRVTVASQPGQVFQGWVTIIGSAINPDSRTLPVTAELSDRSDSLKPGLFAELEILTDRTSEAVLTVPSTAVVEANAQEMVFVQNGDRFEPVEVTTGDTAGDRIVIERGLFEGDQVVVQGALQLYAQSLRGGDGPVPDHDHDHEPDASSEDGSGSSTWFLVGAGTLVVVAFALGRGSRRDVSPSSITLEDVLEQPEEESESRETVGRN